GGCCTGCGAGGTGTAGGTGCCGCGGTGCAGCTCCAGGTACAGCTCGCCGGCCCAGACGGGCGCGTCCGCGTACTCGGCGTGCGCCTTCTCGAAGAAGGCGTCGGGCCGCTCGACCTCCACGCGCGGGGACCCTTCGAGGTCCCGCTGCCGCCGGGCCCGGGCCAGGTGTTCGCGGGTGGGGCCGCCGCCGCCGTCGCCCCAGCCGAAGGGGGCCAGAGAGCGTGAACCCCAGCCCTTTTCCTGGTAGTTGCGGGCCGCGTGGGCGAGCTGGGCGCCGCCGAGGTCGCTGTTGTAGGTGTCGACGGGCGGGAAGTGGGTGAAGACGCGGGTGCCGTCGATGCCCTCCCACCAGAAGGTGTGGTGCGGGAACTTGTTCACCTGCGACCAGGAGATCTTCTGCGTCAGGAACCACTTCGAACCGGAGAGCTTGACGATCTGCGGCATCGCGGCGGTGTACCCGAAGGAGTCGGGCAGCCAGACGTTGCGGGTCTCGATGCCGAACTCGTCCAGGAAGAACTTCTTCCCGTACAGGAACTGGCGGGCCATGGCCTCGCCGCCGACCATGTTGGTGTCGGACTCCACCCACATGCCGCCGACGGGTACGAACTGCCCGTCCGCGATCTTCTTCTTGATCCGCTCGAAGAGCTCGGGCCGGTGGGTCTTGATCCAGTCGAGCTGCTGCGCCTGCGACATGGCGAAGACGAACTCGGGGTGCGCGTCCATCAGGTTGACCATGTTGGACGCGGTCCGGGAGACCTTGCGGACCGTCTCGCGCAGCGGCCACAGCCAGGCGGAGTCGATGTGGGCGTGGCCGACCGCGCTGATCCGGTGCGCGGAGGCGTTGGCGGGAGCGGCGAGCACCCCGGCGAGCCGCGCGCGGGCGGCGGCCGCCGTCCCGGGGACGTCGCCCGGGTCCACCGCGTCGAGGGCGGCGTCGAGGGCGCGCAGGATCTCGTACCGGCGGGCGTCGGCCTCGCCGAGCTGCAGCATGAGGTCGTGGAGGACCTCCAGGTCCTGGACGAGTTCCCAGACCTCGGTCTCGAAGACGGCGAGGTCCATCCGGGCGAGCCGGTACAGGGTCTGGTTGCCGCTGGTCTGCCGGTCGCCCTCGTACGTCACGCAGTGGTCGACCAGGACCGGGTTGGAGGCCGCCTCGACGTACCACTCGACCTGCTCGCCGCCGGCCGCCGAGTCGGTGACGCGCACCCAGTCGTTGTACGGGTTGAGGGCCTTGACCTCGCTTCCGTCGGCCCGGTGGACGAGTCCCTCGCACTGGAAGCCGGGCATCATCCGGTCGAAGCCGAGGTCGAGGACGGCCTCGACCGTACGGCCCGCCCAGTCGGCCGGGACGGTGCCGGTGACCTTGAACCAGGTGGTGCCCCAGGCCGGGCCCCACGTCTCGCCGATCGCGCAGGGCCCGTACGGGGCCGCCAGACCCTCGGCGACCGGCACGGGTTCGCCCGGGGCCTCCCAGCGCCCGATCTCCAGCGGGACCGGCCGCGAGTGGACGGCGGGCTTGATGCGCTCCTTGAGGACCCGGCGCAGGCGGTGTTCGGTGATGCTGCGGTCGTCGTGCATGACGGCTGCTCCAAGGGAGGGAGGGTTCGTATGACGGCAGGTCGTGTGGCGGCGGGACTCAGGTCTTGACGGCTCCCTCGCCCACTCCCTTGAAGAAGAAACGCTGGAGGGCGAAGAAGAGCAGCATCATCGGGAGGAGCGCCGCCATCGCGCCGGCGGCGATGATCCGCTGGTCGTTGGTGGTGCTGGCGCCGGCCAGGGTCTTCAGGCCGAGCTGGAGCGTGTAGTGGTCGCTGTTGGTGAGGACCAGCAGGGGCCAGAGGAAGTCGTCCCAGGCGCCCATGAAACTGGTGATGCAGACGACGGCCAGGGCCCCCTTGGCGGCGGGGAGGAAGAGCCGGGTGAACCGGTTCCACTCGTCGGCGCCGTCCAGGACCGCGGACTCCTCCACCTCCTTGGGCACGGCGAGGAACGCCGAGCGCATGATCATGATGTTGAGGACGGAGACCGCGCCGGGGAGCCACACGCCGACGAGGGTGTCGACCAGGCCCATCTCGCGGACGGTCAGGAACATCGAGATCATCACGGACTCGAAGGGGAACATGAGGGTGGCCACGAGCACCGTGAAGACGCTCTTGCGGCCCTTCCACCCGGCCCGGGACAGGGCGTACCCGCCCATCGCGGCGAACAGCATGTTCGAGGTGATCGCGAGGACGGCCACCACCAGGGTGTTGCCGACGTACTGGAGCAGCGGGAACGAGTCGGCGACGAGGACGTAGTTGTCGAGGGTGGGCTGCGAGGGAAGCACACCGTCGTACACGTTCTCGGTACGGCCGCGGATCGAGGTCAGGAACTGCCAGACGATCGGGCCGAGCATCACGACGAGCATCACGACCAGCGTGGTGTACCGGACGGCGAGCCCGAGTCGCCCGCGGGGCGCGGTGGTCAACTCTCGTCCCCCTTCGACAGGCGGCGGCCCAGCAGGCTGAAGACCAGGGTCAGCAGGAACAGCAGGATCGAGAGGGCGGAGGCGTAGCCGGTCTCGCCGGAGAAGCCGAGGCCGACCTGCCGGATGAGGAAGGGCAGCGTGCGGGCGCCGCCGCCGGGGCCGCCGCTCTCGCCGCCGAGGATGTAGATCTCGGTGAAGACGCGCAGCGCGGAGATGGCGGAGAGCGTGCCGACCAGCAGCATCATCGGCTTCACCTGGGGGACGGTGATGCTGAAGAAGCGGCGCACCGGGCCGGCCCCGTCGAGGGCCGCCGCCTCGTACAGCGAGGCCGGCACGTTCCCGAGGGCGGCGAGGTAGAACACCATGTAGTAGCCGAGGCCCTTCCACACGGTCACGATCATCGCGGAGACGAGCAGCATGGTGCTGTCCGTCAGGAACGGGATCGGTTCCGAGA
The Streptomyces sp. NBC_01296 DNA segment above includes these coding regions:
- a CDS encoding alpha-mannosidase, encoding MHDDRSITEHRLRRVLKERIKPAVHSRPVPLEIGRWEAPGEPVPVAEGLAAPYGPCAIGETWGPAWGTTWFKVTGTVPADWAGRTVEAVLDLGFDRMMPGFQCEGLVHRADGSEVKALNPYNDWVRVTDSAAGGEQVEWYVEAASNPVLVDHCVTYEGDRQTSGNQTLYRLARMDLAVFETEVWELVQDLEVLHDLMLQLGEADARRYEILRALDAALDAVDPGDVPGTAAAARARLAGVLAAPANASAHRISAVGHAHIDSAWLWPLRETVRKVSRTASNMVNLMDAHPEFVFAMSQAQQLDWIKTHRPELFERIKKKIADGQFVPVGGMWVESDTNMVGGEAMARQFLYGKKFFLDEFGIETRNVWLPDSFGYTAAMPQIVKLSGSKWFLTQKISWSQVNKFPHHTFWWEGIDGTRVFTHFPPVDTYNSDLGGAQLAHAARNYQEKGWGSRSLAPFGWGDGGGGPTREHLARARRQRDLEGSPRVEVERPDAFFEKAHAEYADAPVWAGELYLELHRGTYTSQAKTKQGNRHSESLLREAELWAASAAVRVPGYGYPYEDLERIWKTVLLHQFHDILPGSSIAWVHREARATYAAAREELRGITLAAQLALAGKGTAELVFNCAPHARRGVPAGGAGLPQGAAQPVTVEERHGGGHVLANGRLLVEIDGRGLIVSAYDLEARREALAPGRAGNLLQIHPDFPNMWDAWDIDAFYRNSVTDLVELDALEVAEAGPDAVTVRVARSFGRSTAVQSITLRAGAKTVDLVTEVEWHETEKFLKAAFPLDVKAERSASETQFGHVYRATHTNTSWEAAKFEICAHRWIHVEEPGWGTAILNDSTYGHDVTRDVRPDGGQTTTVRLSLLRAPRYPDPETDQGSHTLRVSLAPGAGIGDAVREGHALNLPERVVHGAAPVAPLLAVDNDAVVVEAVKLAEDRSGDVIVRLYESRGGRATASLKADFRIAEAFETDLLERPLPGPAVAAPAADGAVALTLRPFQIVTVRLHRA
- a CDS encoding carbohydrate ABC transporter permease produces the protein MTTAPRGRLGLAVRYTTLVVMLVVMLGPIVWQFLTSIRGRTENVYDGVLPSQPTLDNYVLVADSFPLLQYVGNTLVVAVLAITSNMLFAAMGGYALSRAGWKGRKSVFTVLVATLMFPFESVMISMFLTVREMGLVDTLVGVWLPGAVSVLNIMIMRSAFLAVPKEVEESAVLDGADEWNRFTRLFLPAAKGALAVVCITSFMGAWDDFLWPLLVLTNSDHYTLQLGLKTLAGASTTNDQRIIAAGAMAALLPMMLLFFALQRFFFKGVGEGAVKT